One window of the Triticum dicoccoides isolate Atlit2015 ecotype Zavitan chromosome 3B, WEW_v2.0, whole genome shotgun sequence genome contains the following:
- the LOC119281229 gene encoding uncharacterized protein LOC119281229 isoform X3, with protein sequence MRKGSLCLTPATGCGGQTRALAAAEKLPEPSPARMENRQNTGLKKRKLLGTVREQEPAIKEMCQALKEMESKLKNLRTTTTGSAASCSTRTGSLRRRGHLWLTGSVSFPKPRHF encoded by the exons ATGAGGAAAGGCTCTCTCTGTCTCACTCCCGCGACTGGTTGCGGCGGCCAAACGAGGGCATTGGCGGCGGCAGAG AAGCTTCCAGAACCTTCGCCCGCGCGGATGGAGAACCGACAGAATACTGGCCTCAAG AAGCGGAAGCTTCTGGGGACGGTGCGGGAGCAGGAGCCTGCTATCAAGGAGATGTGCCAAG CCCTGAAGGAGATGGAAAGCAAGCTCAAGAACCTCCGGACGACAACAACCGGCTCCGCGGCGAGCT GCTCGACAAGGACCGGCAGTTTGCGGAGACGCGGACACTTGTGGTTGACAGGGAGCGTCAGCTTTCCAAAACCCAGACACTTCTAG
- the LOC119281229 gene encoding uncharacterized protein LOC119281229 isoform X1 translates to MRKGSLCLTPATGCGGQTRALAAAEKLPEPSPARMENRQNTGLKKRKLLGTVREQEPAIKEMCQALKEMESKLKNLRTTTTGSAASYKIECLCCSTRTGSLRRRGHLWLTGSVSFPKPRHF, encoded by the exons ATGAGGAAAGGCTCTCTCTGTCTCACTCCCGCGACTGGTTGCGGCGGCCAAACGAGGGCATTGGCGGCGGCAGAG AAGCTTCCAGAACCTTCGCCCGCGCGGATGGAGAACCGACAGAATACTGGCCTCAAG AAGCGGAAGCTTCTGGGGACGGTGCGGGAGCAGGAGCCTGCTATCAAGGAGATGTGCCAAG CCCTGAAGGAGATGGAAAGCAAGCTCAAGAACCTCCGGACGACAACAACCGGCTCCGCGGCGAGCTATAAGATCGAATgcttgtgtt GCTCGACAAGGACCGGCAGTTTGCGGAGACGCGGACACTTGTGGTTGACAGGGAGCGTCAGCTTTCCAAAACCCAGACACTTCTAG
- the LOC119281229 gene encoding uncharacterized protein LOC119281229 isoform X2, whose protein sequence is MRKGSLCLTPATGCGGQTRALAAAELPEPSPARMENRQNTGLKKRKLLGTVREQEPAIKEMCQALKEMESKLKNLRTTTTGSAASYKIECLCCSTRTGSLRRRGHLWLTGSVSFPKPRHF, encoded by the exons ATGAGGAAAGGCTCTCTCTGTCTCACTCCCGCGACTGGTTGCGGCGGCCAAACGAGGGCATTGGCGGCGGCAGAG CTTCCAGAACCTTCGCCCGCGCGGATGGAGAACCGACAGAATACTGGCCTCAAG AAGCGGAAGCTTCTGGGGACGGTGCGGGAGCAGGAGCCTGCTATCAAGGAGATGTGCCAAG CCCTGAAGGAGATGGAAAGCAAGCTCAAGAACCTCCGGACGACAACAACCGGCTCCGCGGCGAGCTATAAGATCGAATgcttgtgtt GCTCGACAAGGACCGGCAGTTTGCGGAGACGCGGACACTTGTGGTTGACAGGGAGCGTCAGCTTTCCAAAACCCAGACACTTCTAG